The window TCTCTCTATTCCTCAAACATGGGGGATGTCGGCTTGAATTGTTGTTTGGACTGGGTGGCCTGAGATTCACTGATCCCTTCCTCGCAGACGATTGTGAAGAATTAACTGCATTTCCCTTTGGACTAGTGGATCGCTTGCAAACACTTTCTTGTGGTGCATTTGCCAACATCCCCCTGCATTTATCTCCCTCAAATCTCCTGCTGGGAGATGGTGATGACCTTAAAGTTCTACTTGGAAGCGAATATGCAGAATTTGGTCTTTCGGGTTCTCTCCTGAAGCTCTTCTGCCTCACTAGAACAGGCGAACTTGCTCGAACTCTCTTCTGCGGCGTGGACCCAACCACCCTTTGTGGCATCAATTGCTTAGCAGGCACCACCACTGATGATTTAGCCGGCGACACTAATTTGGGGGCATGAAACTTACCAGACACAGACTTCACGGGACTTTCCTTGATGGGGTCTGTGCAAATCACATGCGGGTTCTCTTTGACACAAGCCCACAAGAACTCATTGGAAAAAGACCTGTCCTTGGAGCTCAAGACTGAAGATGAGCTTGAGGACGAGCAGGAGCTAGAAGTGTTGCTAGTAGTGcaggaaaaggaagaaaaggaagaggtAGAATGAGAAGGAGAGGGAGAAGGAGGCTTGATGTCAAGGACAGAAATAGGAGATGTGGGTGCCAGTGAGATCACAAGCTTGTCTTGGACATTTTCACATTCTTCCTCAGACACTGTCTTTGGCCTGCATTTGCTAATGCAAGACCCCATTAAATTGTTGTGTTTTGATTCAGATAGAAAGACGAAGGATCGATGAGAACAAAACTTAGATATAGAGAGAACAAGGATAGGTAGTGCCTAGAATTTTGCAGCTAGACATATATGTATACATATAAATgggaaagggaaagggaaaggtTGGGTGGCTTTTGCTTTTTACTCTCTTTTCAGATATTTGAATTTGGTTGCCGGGCATGAGTCCGTTGCCCAACGGTTATGTAGAGGAAAGATGATGGTGGTGGCCTTTTCTTTTTACCATGCATTTCCCACTTTAGAGTGGACATTTTAACCGTTCAACACACTGTGGGGTCTGCCTTTCGCCGGTTCCCTGCACCACCCTTCTATCGTTCGTTTGTTCAAATGGTTCAGGCCCGGCCCGGTGAGAATGTAGCTCTAGGCCCAAgtccaaaattttaataaatattttgtttgttaataaaaatattataggcTTGATCCAATCGTTGGATATGACCAATGATTAAAATATCAGAAATCCATAAAGTATCGATGACTCAATTTTACCGAAATTTCGGAAAATATTGGatacaatttttgaaaacttattGATGAGATAAAATTTCATCATAAgctcataaaaatattagaaattttctaaaattgatcaaatatgCAATAATCATTAATCAATGaagaaagtaattttcatctaatatatttaatataaaaaatgatttattttatttgaatatatccaacaatataaaaaaccataatatatatatgaatgattttttttgtttaaaaccatctctaattttatttataacaatttttatattttttattaattactatgcaaaagatattaaaaaaaaaaaacttgttaatAAGAATTTCActgatgatttttatatttttagggatTAGTTAcgtaatatttttatgattatttttaaatatttttagt is drawn from Vitis riparia cultivar Riparia Gloire de Montpellier isolate 1030 chromosome 18, EGFV_Vit.rip_1.0, whole genome shotgun sequence and contains these coding sequences:
- the LOC117907341 gene encoding putative protein TPRXL — encoded protein: MGSCISKCRPKTVSEEECENVQDKLVISLAPTSPISVLDIKPPSPSPSHSTSSFSSFSCTTSNTSSSCSSSSSSSVLSSKDRSFSNEFLWACVKENPHVICTDPIKESPVKSVSGKFHAPKLVSPAKSSVVVPAKQLMPQRVVGSTPQKRVRASSPVLVRQKSFRREPERPNSAYSLPSRTLRSSPSPSRRFEGDKCRGMLANAPQESVCKRSTSPKGNAVNSSQSSARKGSVNLRPPSPNNNSSRHPPCLRNREMGGQPNVGSKIGEIAVGEVLSNLGIDSLPTEDIDNPLISLDCFIFL